One window from the genome of Rufibacter tibetensis encodes:
- a CDS encoding glycosyltransferase gives MSRNYDIILVSTSRWDNPYSSVGFSFAKEFSKKNRVFYIDHPISIKEFVSEYSNGDMIKSRKPALLYGKNKYRKIEGTSDNLTVVTPKLTLPINWLNEGVVYNYLSKLNDKIVNSTIRELVKDYNIKDYVFFNSYDPFFFVNIPEDIKPKVKVYQTIDDISQETYIARHGIRLEKEQASGADVTLATSRELSRLMSKYSNKVYCVPNAADFSLFQRAVSEKLDRPKELVGIDKKIITYTGNIGTRINYALLKQVALTYPENVLLMVGPTSTEDYKKVGLEKLPNVIFTGAKDINDLPAYLQYSNCLLIPFEYSLLTKSIYPLKVNEYLTSGKPVVSTAFSDDIKDFADVAYIAENETQFVSLVGLALQEDTDELIRKRISKALTNTWEARVNQFWNIIEEVEAT, from the coding sequence ATGAGCAGGAATTACGATATTATACTGGTTAGTACGTCGCGTTGGGATAATCCTTATTCTTCTGTTGGTTTTAGTTTTGCTAAGGAATTCTCTAAAAAGAACCGTGTATTTTATATTGATCACCCTATTTCCATAAAGGAGTTTGTGTCTGAGTACTCTAATGGAGACATGATCAAGTCCCGTAAACCTGCTTTGTTGTATGGTAAAAATAAGTACCGCAAAATCGAAGGTACTTCCGATAACTTAACCGTTGTTACTCCTAAATTAACATTGCCAATTAACTGGCTAAATGAGGGAGTGGTATATAACTACCTTTCTAAACTAAATGATAAGATTGTCAATTCCACTATCAGGGAACTGGTAAAAGATTATAACATAAAGGATTATGTTTTTTTCAATTCCTATGATCCTTTCTTCTTTGTGAATATTCCTGAAGATATCAAACCAAAGGTAAAAGTCTATCAAACAATTGATGACATCAGCCAGGAAACCTACATTGCTAGACATGGTATTCGTTTGGAAAAGGAACAGGCTTCCGGGGCTGATGTGACCTTGGCAACATCACGGGAACTAAGCAGATTGATGTCTAAATACTCAAACAAAGTGTACTGTGTACCAAACGCAGCTGATTTTTCACTGTTTCAACGGGCTGTAAGTGAAAAGCTTGATAGACCAAAAGAATTAGTGGGTATAGATAAAAAGATTATCACCTATACCGGTAATATTGGCACTAGAATCAATTACGCTTTGCTGAAACAAGTTGCCTTAACTTATCCAGAGAACGTGCTGTTGATGGTAGGACCTACCAGTACCGAAGACTACAAAAAAGTAGGACTGGAAAAACTGCCCAACGTTATTTTTACGGGAGCAAAAGACATCAATGATTTACCTGCATACCTGCAGTACAGTAATTGTTTGCTTATTCCTTTTGAATACAGTTTATTGACCAAAAGCATCTACCCCCTCAAAGTCAATGAATACTTAACCTCAGGTAAACCGGTTGTTTCTACTGCTTTTTCTGATGACATAAAAGACTTTGCCGATGTTGCCTACATAGCAGAGAATGAAACCCAATTTGTATCTCTGGTTGGTCTGGCACTTCAGGAAGATACCGATGAATTAATCCGAAAACGGATAAGTAAAGCCTTGACCAATACTTGGGAAGCAAGAGTTAACCAATTCTGGAATATCATAGAAGAAGTAGAAGCAACTTAA
- a CDS encoding glycosyltransferase: protein MANTEAPFYFPGVTLLITHYNRSGSLERLLSACRERGCSFDDIVVSDDGSKPEHLGALKRLQGQYGFQLVTTPVNRGLGNNINKGQDAVKTPYTLYVQEDFVPTPAFPGHFRDALEIMKAEDKWDLIAFYSYAAYPYLRPYKKGFSEKLYKPWYINYKKIYAYSDHPHLRKSDFLKKFGRYVEGIKSDKTEYLMCVSFIKNKGQSLFFNEYKSLFDQVNPEDEPSTVTRTKWTQSNNLFIVVVRDIYRQIKYNYDLHVAK from the coding sequence ATGGCTAACACCGAAGCACCCTTTTATTTTCCTGGCGTCACGCTGCTGATCACGCACTACAACCGGAGCGGCTCTTTGGAGCGGCTGCTGAGCGCCTGCCGCGAGCGGGGCTGCTCCTTCGACGACATCGTGGTCTCCGACGACGGGAGCAAGCCCGAGCACCTGGGCGCGCTGAAGAGGCTGCAGGGGCAGTACGGCTTCCAGCTGGTGACCACGCCGGTGAACCGGGGGCTGGGCAACAACATCAACAAGGGGCAGGACGCGGTCAAGACGCCCTACACGCTCTACGTGCAGGAGGACTTCGTGCCCACCCCCGCCTTCCCCGGGCACTTCCGCGACGCGCTGGAGATCATGAAGGCTGAGGACAAGTGGGACCTGATTGCCTTTTACTCTTATGCCGCTTACCCGTACTTAAGGCCTTACAAGAAGGGATTTTCTGAGAAACTATATAAGCCCTGGTATATCAACTACAAGAAGATATATGCTTACTCAGATCACCCTCATCTAAGGAAAAGCGATTTCCTGAAGAAGTTTGGCAGATATGTGGAGGGAATCAAATCTGATAAAACGGAGTACCTGATGTGTGTGTCTTTCATCAAAAACAAGGGCCAAAGTTTATTCTTCAATGAATACAAAAGCTTGTTTGACCAGGTAAACCCAGAAGATGAGCCAAGTACAGTAACAAGAACCAAGTGGACTCAGAGTAATAATCTTTTTATTGTAGTGGTGAGAGATATTTATAGACAGATAAAATATAATTATGATCTTCACGTGGCAAAATGA
- a CDS encoding MOP flippase family protein — MDNKKKAINGGKWVTISTVVTTLFQFLQIAILARLLDPLAFGVVSISTLIINFFNIFANLGFSNSIIHKQESDRNILSTLYGLNILLGVIIFLVINFSSFLVVDFYDEPRLTSVLRVSSFYFLIVYIGQIYSILLQKELLFKSVAIVDIVGALFGTSVTVTLAYNGFEELSLIYGQLVMQTVKSVLQVYYGRKFFLPAFYFNIKKVKDHLMFGVYNVGDGLFSFFQSNLDNIAIGGVLGVKMLGYYTIAYQLAIFPISRLNPIVLQVAYPVIAKMKQDAAELKRSYLKILDLISYVNFPLLAGLYITAESVVPLIYGPGWEPTIYLIKIFVFVSAFTCLSHPLFTLAYTKGKPNLLFYLNLITLAVKLPLVYFLGKYWGVTGVAFAFLLATFINFALNFAIVHHLIGSFLMDFGKIIIKPIVYCSLLIGMVFLYKSFVGYQGLVNTIAEIVIGGLVYGGLTLAFKLSFEELKALKKLV, encoded by the coding sequence ATGGACAACAAAAAGAAAGCAATAAATGGAGGAAAATGGGTGACTATCTCAACGGTAGTGACAACGTTGTTCCAATTTTTGCAGATTGCCATTCTTGCCAGACTTTTAGATCCTTTAGCTTTTGGTGTAGTTAGTATTAGTACCCTGATTATCAACTTTTTTAACATTTTTGCTAATCTTGGTTTCTCAAATTCTATTATTCATAAACAGGAGAGCGATAGAAATATTCTGTCAACGCTTTATGGGCTAAACATCCTTTTAGGAGTGATTATCTTTCTGGTAATCAACTTTAGTTCATTTTTGGTGGTTGATTTCTATGATGAGCCAAGACTGACCAGTGTGTTGAGGGTATCATCCTTCTATTTCCTGATAGTGTACATTGGACAGATATATTCCATTTTGTTACAAAAGGAATTACTGTTTAAATCAGTAGCAATTGTAGATATAGTAGGAGCCTTGTTTGGCACGTCAGTAACTGTAACCCTCGCCTATAATGGATTTGAGGAGCTTTCCTTGATCTATGGGCAGTTGGTCATGCAGACGGTTAAATCAGTCCTGCAGGTCTATTATGGCCGTAAGTTCTTTCTGCCAGCATTTTATTTCAACATTAAGAAAGTCAAAGACCATTTGATGTTCGGGGTGTATAATGTGGGAGATGGACTCTTTAGCTTTTTTCAAAGTAATCTGGATAACATAGCCATCGGGGGGGTGTTGGGGGTGAAGATGCTAGGGTATTATACCATAGCCTATCAGTTGGCTATATTCCCAATCTCAAGACTTAACCCAATTGTATTGCAGGTGGCTTATCCGGTTATTGCTAAAATGAAGCAGGATGCGGCTGAGCTAAAGAGATCTTATCTTAAGATATTGGATTTGATTAGCTATGTGAACTTCCCTTTGCTAGCGGGCTTGTATATTACCGCTGAAAGTGTTGTTCCATTGATTTACGGGCCAGGCTGGGAACCTACTATCTACTTAATCAAGATCTTTGTTTTTGTAAGTGCTTTCACTTGCCTTAGTCACCCATTGTTTACTTTAGCTTATACAAAAGGAAAACCTAATCTGCTATTTTACCTGAACCTGATCACCTTAGCCGTGAAATTGCCCTTAGTGTATTTTCTAGGTAAATACTGGGGAGTTACAGGAGTTGCATTCGCCTTTTTATTAGCTACGTTCATCAATTTCGCCTTGAATTTTGCTATAGTTCATCACCTGATAGGAAGCTTCCTGATGGATTTTGGTAAAATCATCATAAAGCCTATTGTGTATTGTTCCTTGCTAATCGGGATGGTTTTCCTGTACAAGTCTTTTGTTGGCTATCAGGGTTTAGTAAATACCATTGCTGAGATTGTAATAGGAGGGCTTGTTTATGGTGGCTTAACACTTGCCTTCAAATTGTCCTTTGAAGAATTAAAAGCACTTAAAAAGCTGGTTTAA